A genomic stretch from Dissulfurispira thermophila includes:
- a CDS encoding ABC transporter substrate-binding protein/permease, whose translation MKKFLKIFSFIICLLTLSYWTIPSQSNTISTLEKIKKQGYLLWGSDAEGGAPYVFPDPNDPSSLIGFEVDIANAIARELGVKARQSQNAWDSLIPALKRGDFDIAMNGIEITPQRQTEILFSYPYYIYTEQLVIRKDETEIKDINDLKGKKVGTLSGAVAQDILTKLGGVYVKIYSGQVEPYEDLALGRLDAVLLDLPIAAYYAKPNPKLKYTGNPVGEGFYGIAIRKGDDELKKKIDEILVKLLKNGELKKIYEKWDMWNETQEKLFKAIKESRNYVTLEETKKAPIYTFFPNLLKGAGITILISVSSMALAIVLGIILTIIRLYSRPPLSTAATAYIEIYRGTPLLIQLYILYYGLPNIGVSLSPLMAAFIGLGMNYAAYEAELYRAGISAVPKGQIEAALSLGMTQSLTIRRIIMPQAVRIALPGVTNDFIALFKDSSLVSVIAMVELTKTYNILAATTLKFFELGLIVAFLYFVMSYPLSLLARRLEEKLKRSKR comes from the coding sequence ATGAAAAAATTCCTGAAAATCTTTTCATTCATAATCTGCCTGTTAACTTTATCTTATTGGACAATACCCTCACAATCTAATACCATCAGCACCCTCGAAAAGATAAAAAAACAAGGCTATCTCCTCTGGGGTTCTGATGCCGAGGGGGGTGCACCTTATGTATTCCCAGACCCAAATGACCCTTCAAGTCTTATCGGATTTGAGGTTGACATTGCAAATGCCATTGCAAGAGAACTCGGCGTCAAGGCAAGGCAATCGCAGAATGCATGGGACAGCCTTATCCCAGCACTCAAAAGAGGGGATTTTGATATCGCAATGAATGGCATTGAAATAACACCGCAACGACAGACAGAGATACTTTTTTCCTATCCATATTATATCTACACTGAGCAGCTTGTTATTAGAAAAGATGAAACAGAGATAAAAGACATCAATGACCTCAAAGGGAAAAAAGTTGGAACACTCTCAGGAGCAGTTGCACAAGATATTCTCACAAAGTTGGGCGGTGTGTATGTAAAGATTTACTCAGGGCAAGTGGAGCCTTATGAAGACCTTGCACTTGGCCGTCTTGATGCAGTACTCTTAGACCTTCCAATTGCAGCATATTATGCAAAACCAAATCCAAAGCTTAAATATACAGGCAATCCTGTTGGAGAGGGATTTTATGGAATAGCCATAAGAAAAGGCGATGATGAACTAAAAAAGAAAATAGATGAAATCCTTGTGAAACTCCTGAAAAATGGCGAGCTAAAAAAGATATATGAGAAATGGGATATGTGGAATGAGACGCAAGAAAAACTCTTTAAGGCAATAAAGGAATCAAGGAATTATGTAACCCTCGAAGAAACAAAAAAAGCCCCTATATATACATTCTTTCCAAATCTCTTAAAGGGTGCTGGAATAACAATCCTGATTTCTGTTTCCTCAATGGCACTTGCAATAGTTCTTGGCATTATCCTTACAATCATCAGACTTTACAGCAGACCTCCTTTAAGCACAGCAGCGACTGCATATATAGAAATCTACAGGGGGACCCCTCTCCTTATTCAGCTCTATATCCTTTATTATGGTCTTCCCAATATAGGCGTATCATTGAGTCCTCTAATGGCTGCATTCATAGGTCTTGGAATGAATTATGCTGCATATGAAGCAGAGCTTTACAGGGCTGGAATAAGTGCTGTGCCAAAAGGACAGATAGAGGCTGCCCTCTCGCTCGGTATGACACAATCTCTTACAATAAGAAGGATTATAATGCCTCAGGCAGTGAGGATAGCCCTTCCTGGAGTTACGAATGACTTCATTGCACTTTTTAAAGACTCATCTCTTGTGTCTGTGATTGCAATGGTGGAGCTAACAAAGACATACAACATCCTTGCTGCAACCACCTTGAAATTCTTCGAACTCGGACTCATTGTCGCCTTTCTGTATTTTGTAATGAGCTACCCTCTATCTCTGCTTGCAAGAAGACTTGAGGAAAAACTCAAAAGGTCAAAGAGATGA
- a CDS encoding acetate--CoA ligase family protein — protein MLKEFIEKNRDKKAFLEYEVKGLFKTMGFSVPDGVFIPKDTHLSAFSLQLSALSYPLVAKVSSQKITSKSDVRGIRLGIRNEDELNNAISELMHIENAEGVLVEEMASHGLEVIIGGVIDEQFGPIVMFGLGGVFVEVFKDIAFGLAPLKKDEALWLIRQIKGYRLLEGYRGDLPVDFDALINIIVSVSEMMATNLIKEIDLNPVALYPKGAMILDAKMKIIL, from the coding sequence ATGCTGAAAGAATTTATTGAAAAAAATAGAGACAAGAAAGCCTTTCTTGAATACGAAGTAAAGGGGTTGTTTAAAACTATGGGCTTTTCTGTGCCTGATGGAGTATTTATACCTAAAGACACCCATCTTTCAGCCTTTAGTCTTCAGCTTTCAGCCCTTTCTTATCCTCTTGTTGCAAAAGTATCGTCACAAAAAATAACATCGAAGAGCGATGTAAGAGGTATAAGACTCGGCATAAGAAATGAGGATGAATTAAATAATGCAATTTCAGAATTAATGCATATTGAAAATGCTGAAGGTGTCCTTGTTGAGGAAATGGCTTCTCATGGGCTTGAGGTTATTATTGGCGGAGTAATTGACGAACAATTCGGACCTATTGTTATGTTCGGACTTGGGGGAGTGTTTGTTGAAGTGTTTAAAGATATTGCCTTTGGACTTGCACCTCTCAAGAAAGATGAAGCCCTCTGGCTTATCAGACAGATTAAAGGTTACAGGCTTTTAGAAGGCTATCGTGGAGATTTGCCTGTAGATTTTGATGCGCTGATTAATATAATCGTTTCTGTCTCGGAAATGATGGCGACCAATTTAATCAAAGAGATTGACCTTAATCCAGTTGCTCTCTATCCAAAAGGGGCAATGATACTGGATGCTAAGATGAAGATTATTTTATAA
- the thyX gene encoding FAD-dependent thymidylate synthase — protein sequence MSEAKLKVILLKHTINPEEIVAMAAKLCYSPSDIESLKEKIQARDQKAFVEKLMKMGHMSPIEHASFTFAIEGISRACSHQLVRHRLASYSQQSQRYVSEEIGFDYIIPPIIKQDKELKKYFQDFMSEAQKAYNHIVKKLNEKGIKGESANQDARFVLPNAAETKIIVTMNARELLHFFRMRCCNRAQWEIRQMADEMLKLVKKASPVIFQKAGPGCLYAPCPEGEYTCGKIVEVRKKYRVIK from the coding sequence ATGTCAGAGGCAAAACTAAAAGTAATACTTCTTAAGCACACGATAAATCCAGAAGAGATTGTGGCAATGGCTGCAAAACTCTGCTACAGTCCTTCAGATATAGAATCACTAAAAGAAAAGATACAGGCAAGAGACCAGAAGGCATTTGTCGAAAAACTTATGAAAATGGGGCACATGAGCCCAATAGAGCATGCCTCATTCACCTTTGCAATCGAAGGCATATCAAGGGCATGCAGTCATCAACTCGTAAGGCACAGGCTTGCATCATACAGCCAGCAATCGCAAAGATATGTAAGCGAAGAAATAGGATTTGATTATATAATCCCACCAATCATTAAACAAGACAAAGAACTTAAAAAATATTTTCAAGACTTCATGTCAGAAGCCCAAAAGGCATACAACCATATTGTAAAAAAACTCAATGAAAAAGGCATAAAAGGCGAGTCAGCAAATCAGGATGCCCGATTCGTCCTTCCAAATGCAGCAGAGACAAAGATAATAGTAACCATGAATGCAAGAGAACTACTGCATTTCTTCAGGATGCGATGCTGCAACCGTGCGCAGTGGGAGATAAGGCAAATGGCTGATGAAATGCTAAAGCTCGTAAAAAAAGCCTCACCTGTTATATTCCAGAAAGCTGGTCCAGGCTGCCTCTATGCACCTTGCCCTGAAGGTGAATATACATGCGGAAAGATTGTAGAAGTAAGGAAGAAATACAGGGTTATAAAATAA
- a CDS encoding site-2 protease family protein, with product MNTPLQTGSLKIITIMGIPIRVHFSWLIIFGLITWSLSTFYFPKAAPQLPTASYWINGAVAALLLFVSVAFHELSHSFVAIKYKLSIINITLFIFGGVAQMKGEPPSPKAEFRIAIAGPLSSFFLSLIFAIAYNTAATQVTKALFSYLAQLNLILGAFNLIPGFPMDGGRVVRAFLWKKTNDFFYATQKASSYGQKIAMFFIIFGIFSIFVGFPGGLWLMLIGWFLYSASQASYQQASLQQTLNGIKVRNIMVKDIVTMPSNITVDRAVNEYFLKYGYGGFPVVDNGRFLGFITLKEIKDVPRENWGDVKISEIFVPHNKKWEISEDDDVIKALELMIMEDKGRLVVTDKEGVTGLITRNGIARYVQIMGR from the coding sequence ATGAATACACCATTGCAGACAGGCTCACTAAAAATAATAACGATCATGGGTATACCCATACGGGTCCATTTCTCGTGGCTGATTATATTTGGCCTAATAACATGGTCGTTATCAACATTTTATTTTCCAAAGGCTGCACCACAACTGCCTACAGCATCTTACTGGATTAATGGAGCAGTTGCAGCCTTGCTGCTTTTTGTTTCAGTTGCATTCCATGAGTTGTCGCACTCATTTGTTGCAATTAAATATAAATTATCGATAATCAATATAACTCTTTTCATTTTCGGCGGGGTTGCTCAAATGAAAGGAGAACCTCCAAGTCCAAAGGCTGAATTCAGAATAGCCATTGCTGGACCTTTGTCCAGCTTCTTCCTGTCATTGATCTTTGCCATTGCCTATAATACAGCAGCAACACAGGTTACAAAGGCGCTCTTTTCATATCTTGCACAGCTTAACCTCATACTCGGTGCATTCAATCTGATACCCGGATTCCCAATGGACGGTGGAAGAGTTGTGAGGGCATTTCTATGGAAAAAGACAAATGACTTCTTTTATGCAACCCAAAAGGCGTCTTCTTATGGGCAAAAGATTGCAATGTTTTTTATAATTTTCGGCATATTCTCGATATTCGTAGGATTCCCGGGTGGATTATGGCTGATGCTCATAGGCTGGTTTCTATATTCTGCATCACAGGCAAGCTATCAGCAAGCAAGTCTTCAACAAACACTCAATGGAATCAAAGTCAGAAATATAATGGTAAAAGATATTGTAACCATGCCGTCAAATATAACAGTAGATAGAGCAGTCAATGAATACTTTCTGAAATACGGTTACGGAGGATTCCCTGTAGTTGATAACGGAAGATTCCTTGGATTCATTACTCTAAAAGAAATAAAAGATGTGCCAAGAGAAAACTGGGGAGACGTCAAAATATCAGAAATATTTGTGCCCCACAACAAAAAATGGGAGATTTCTGAAGATGATGATGTCATAAAAGCCCTCGAATTGATGATAATGGAAGACAAGGGGAGATTAGTGGTAACAGACAAAGAAGGCGTAACCGGACTTATAACAAGAAATGGCATAGCAAGATATGTTCAGATCATGGGCAGATAG
- the hisB gene encoding imidazoleglycerol-phosphate dehydratase HisB, whose amino-acid sequence MRKANITRKTKETDIAVEINLDGSGKYSINTSIPFLDHMLSLMCKHGLFDIKLKAKGDIEIDYHHTVEDVGIVIGKAIKQALGDMEGISRYGQASLPMDEALALVSLDISGRPYLVYKVEFPKKSKLKDFDPDLIEDFLQALVSNSGITLHINVLYGRNTHHIIEAIFKGLGRALRQAVTIDSKIKGLPTTKGKL is encoded by the coding sequence GTGAGAAAAGCTAATATTACAAGAAAAACTAAAGAAACAGATATAGCAGTTGAAATAAATCTCGATGGAAGCGGCAAATACTCTATAAATACATCTATTCCTTTTTTAGACCATATGCTTTCTTTGATGTGCAAGCATGGATTATTCGACATAAAATTAAAGGCAAAGGGTGACATAGAGATTGACTATCATCACACTGTCGAGGATGTGGGAATAGTCATTGGCAAAGCGATCAAACAAGCACTTGGAGACATGGAAGGGATATCGAGATATGGACAGGCATCTTTACCAATGGATGAGGCACTTGCATTAGTAAGCCTTGACATCAGCGGCAGACCTTATCTTGTATATAAAGTCGAATTTCCCAAAAAAAGCAAACTAAAAGATTTTGACCCTGACCTTATAGAGGACTTTCTTCAGGCACTTGTGAGTAACAGTGGCATTACACTTCATATCAATGTCCTTTATGGCAGAAATACCCATCACATAATCGAGGCAATATTCAAAGGATTGGGACGGGCATTACGACAGGCTGTAACTATTGATTCTAAAATAAAAGGCCTGCCCACAACAAAGGGGAAACTGTAA
- the hisC gene encoding histidinol-phosphate transaminase, producing the protein MKDIDFLKLVKSNIRSLRPYETKEIPCRVKLDANESPYCIDITPDKKILQRINRYPDPEAVKLKKAISMALKVNSANILLGNGSDELIYYLITAFGGPVLYPIPTFSMYGIISQALGEKNIEIPLNEDFDLDIDNMLAAIKKYNPKLIFLSSPNNPTGNCFSAERILKIIETSKGIVIADEAYQPFSSDKGFLPLLKDYRNLAILRTLSKIGFAGLRVGFLLADKDLINEVNKVRLPFNLNALSQAVALEAFKNKRLIESQIKNITSERERLFEELSRINNVSPYPSEANFILFKTKNADIVFKKLIKNGVLVRNLSSVVKDSLRVTIGTHGENNFFIKALKKSIGGKA; encoded by the coding sequence ATGAAAGACATTGATTTCTTAAAGCTTGTAAAATCAAACATACGCTCTCTCAGACCATATGAGACAAAAGAGATCCCATGCAGAGTAAAGCTTGATGCCAATGAAAGCCCGTATTGCATTGATATTACGCCTGACAAAAAAATCCTCCAGAGGATTAACCGCTATCCTGACCCTGAAGCCGTGAAATTAAAAAAAGCTATTTCAATGGCACTTAAGGTTAATTCTGCCAATATACTTTTAGGGAATGGCTCTGATGAATTAATCTATTATTTAATTACAGCATTTGGCGGGCCTGTGCTTTATCCCATACCCACATTCTCTATGTATGGCATCATCTCACAGGCATTGGGAGAGAAAAATATTGAGATCCCTCTAAATGAAGATTTTGACCTCGATATAGATAACATGCTTGCTGCTATAAAAAAATACAACCCCAAACTCATATTTTTAAGCTCGCCAAATAATCCGACAGGAAACTGTTTTTCTGCTGAACGAATATTGAAAATCATAGAGACATCTAAAGGCATTGTAATTGCAGATGAGGCATATCAGCCATTCTCGAGCGACAAAGGCTTTTTACCATTACTGAAAGATTACAGAAATCTTGCAATACTAAGGACTTTAAGTAAAATAGGTTTTGCGGGATTAAGAGTTGGTTTCCTATTAGCAGATAAAGACCTGATCAACGAAGTCAACAAGGTAAGGCTTCCATTTAATCTAAATGCACTATCACAGGCAGTAGCATTAGAGGCATTCAAAAACAAGAGGCTCATAGAATCACAGATAAAAAATATCACTTCAGAAAGGGAAAGATTGTTTGAAGAATTAAGTAGAATCAATAATGTATCGCCCTATCCTTCTGAGGCAAATTTCATATTGTTCAAAACAAAAAATGCAGATATAGTTTTTAAGAAGCTTATAAAAAATGGTGTTTTGGTCAGAAACTTAAGCAGTGTTGTCAAAGACTCCTTAAGAGTAACAATCGGAACACATGGAGAAAATAACTTTTTTATAAAGGCATTAAAAAAATCCATCGGAGGAAAGGCGTGA
- a CDS encoding inositol monophosphatase family protein, which produces MKVEHLRHIGKQLFAEIGKTRLKPFTSESLGKGAGGDRTFPIDKKAEDIIISSLQSLNEPLSIISEEAGLEEIKGGGRKVLIDPIDGSKNAITGIPFYCTSIAVSDGDSIGSIFMGYVINLLTGDEFWAEKGKGAFFNGERIYTQKDDIFYLIAYEAQSPKNDIPKIMKLLAEAWRTRCWGAMALDISYLAYGAVSVFVTPSLSRSFDFASGYLLVEEAGGVFTDINGKSIDSVEIGLKRSAPLLASGNKQLHEKALKLLNM; this is translated from the coding sequence ATGAAGGTTGAACATTTAAGACATATTGGCAAACAGCTTTTTGCTGAAATAGGTAAAACAAGGCTGAAGCCATTTACCTCTGAATCGCTTGGAAAAGGTGCTGGTGGGGACAGGACATTTCCTATTGATAAAAAGGCTGAAGACATTATTATATCTTCACTCCAGTCCCTCAATGAACCATTAAGCATAATTTCTGAAGAGGCGGGACTTGAGGAGATAAAAGGCGGTGGCAGAAAAGTATTGATAGACCCGATAGACGGTAGCAAAAACGCTATCACAGGAATACCATTTTACTGCACATCAATTGCAGTTAGTGATGGCGATAGCATTGGCAGCATCTTTATGGGATATGTAATAAATCTTCTTACTGGTGACGAATTCTGGGCAGAAAAGGGTAAGGGTGCATTTTTTAATGGTGAAAGGATTTATACACAGAAGGATGATATTTTTTATCTCATAGCATATGAGGCTCAGAGTCCTAAGAACGATATTCCGAAGATTATGAAACTACTTGCAGAGGCATGGAGAACAAGGTGTTGGGGAGCAATGGCATTGGATATTTCATATCTCGCATATGGTGCTGTAAGTGTATTCGTTACGCCTTCTTTATCACGGAGTTTTGATTTTGCATCAGGCTATTTGCTCGTGGAAGAGGCTGGAGGTGTATTTACTGATATAAACGGTAAATCGATAGATAGTGTCGAAATAGGGCTTAAAAGAAGCGCTCCACTCCTCGCATCAGGAAATAAGCAGCTTCATGAAAAGGCATTGAAGTTGCTCAATATGTAA
- a CDS encoding AMP-binding protein, with product MDAIPSIFCSSVEKNKNRIVFNYFEDSWKAMTYGEFYALANNIASFLISNGIYKGDRIAIVSENRPEWCASYMAILMCGGIAIPIDMQLGSDEIKNLLVDSETKIIFYSSMTGANVLKAIEGIDIKGINLDTTPFTHSHIHSFVCSSASPDDIASIIYTSGTTGKPKGVMLTHKNFCSNADAVIQAKVVTHDDNVLSILPLHHTYPFMCTFLVPLFAGAAITFTPGLKAADLVSAIKDKNVTIVVAVPRLLEIIRDGIFLKIKGKKIFSRIILWMMKLCGIARMKFGINMGKAVFKSIHERFGKLKFFASGGARLEPSVMKDLEAIGFTVLEGYGLTETSPIVTFNPPDKRKIGSTGRPLFNVDIKIGDDGEIMVRGPMVMKGYYRNQTATADAIRDGWLLTGDTGYLDKDGYLFITGRKKEVIVLSSGKNVYPEDVEAFYTSIPLIKEICITELEGQLHAVVVPDFEYARKYLIGNISEALKWEINEVSMKLPEYMRIKGYTVYSGQLPRTALGKIKRFVIKDILKTEVKERERGEDKTLLKDEVSRRIVDCIKAVMTEPIMIQSSDNLELDLGFDSLKRIELISSLESAFSVSLPETFAAEVQTVDDIIIRLKELVSREGIRGGGLVSWKDILEKELLKEDREKIGFYYNKWELLITYIVRLIQVILFKLIFKLQVYGKEHIPDKCPFIIAPNHVSFLDGFVIASSVPYKTFNDLYFLGFQKYFTGRFRSWFAKIAHVIPIDPEIYLNKAMQMSAHVLKNKKALCIFPEGGRSFDGRLMEFKKGIGVLAVEMGISVVPVFIKGTFKALPRGAKFIRPSKINVTFGHPLNVSDINMQRRPDGVDEYQYFAQELRKRVIMLSENS from the coding sequence ATGGATGCTATCCCCTCAATTTTCTGCTCTTCTGTAGAAAAAAATAAGAATCGAATTGTATTCAATTATTTTGAAGACTCATGGAAGGCGATGACTTATGGCGAGTTTTACGCCCTTGCAAATAACATCGCCTCTTTCCTTATCAGCAATGGGATATACAAAGGTGACAGGATTGCCATAGTTTCAGAAAACAGACCTGAATGGTGTGCATCATATATGGCAATACTCATGTGCGGAGGAATTGCAATCCCAATAGATATGCAGTTGGGCAGTGATGAGATTAAAAATCTGCTTGTTGATTCAGAAACTAAGATCATATTTTATAGTTCCATGACCGGGGCGAATGTTTTGAAGGCAATAGAGGGAATTGATATAAAAGGAATAAATCTTGATACCACTCCCTTTACTCACTCACACATTCACTCATTTGTCTGTTCATCTGCTAGTCCTGATGATATTGCCTCTATCATTTATACATCAGGCACGACAGGCAAACCAAAGGGAGTGATGCTCACACATAAGAATTTCTGCTCTAATGCTGATGCTGTCATTCAGGCAAAGGTGGTCACGCATGATGATAATGTCCTTTCAATACTTCCGCTTCACCATACATATCCTTTTATGTGTACATTTCTTGTTCCTCTTTTTGCAGGTGCTGCCATTACTTTTACGCCAGGTCTAAAGGCAGCAGACCTTGTATCTGCTATAAAAGACAAGAATGTGACTATTGTGGTTGCTGTGCCAAGACTTCTTGAGATAATAAGGGATGGGATTTTTTTGAAGATAAAGGGAAAAAAGATTTTCTCGAGGATTATTTTATGGATGATGAAATTGTGTGGAATTGCGAGGATGAAGTTTGGCATTAACATGGGAAAAGCTGTATTCAAATCCATACATGAGAGATTTGGCAAATTGAAATTTTTTGCAAGTGGAGGTGCAAGGCTTGAGCCATCTGTGATGAAAGACCTCGAGGCTATCGGCTTTACAGTTTTAGAAGGGTATGGTCTTACAGAGACATCTCCTATTGTTACATTCAATCCACCTGACAAAAGAAAGATAGGATCTACAGGAAGACCATTATTTAATGTTGATATAAAGATAGGTGATGACGGCGAGATAATGGTTAGAGGACCCATGGTTATGAAGGGCTATTACAGGAATCAGACTGCTACCGCTGATGCTATAAGAGATGGATGGCTTTTGACAGGCGATACAGGGTATCTTGATAAAGACGGCTATCTATTTATAACAGGACGAAAAAAAGAGGTAATAGTTTTGAGTTCAGGGAAAAATGTTTATCCAGAGGATGTAGAGGCTTTTTATACATCTATTCCTCTTATAAAAGAGATATGTATTACAGAATTAGAAGGACAACTCCATGCAGTGGTAGTCCCTGATTTTGAATATGCCAGAAAATATTTGATAGGCAATATATCAGAGGCATTAAAGTGGGAAATAAATGAGGTTTCCATGAAACTGCCTGAATATATGAGAATCAAGGGCTATACTGTTTATTCTGGACAGTTGCCTCGCACTGCACTTGGTAAAATCAAGAGGTTTGTAATAAAGGACATATTAAAGACTGAAGTTAAGGAGAGAGAAAGGGGTGAAGATAAGACTCTATTAAAAGACGAAGTCAGCAGAAGGATTGTTGATTGCATAAAGGCAGTTATGACCGAGCCTATTATGATTCAATCATCTGATAACCTCGAGCTTGATCTTGGATTTGATTCATTAAAAAGGATAGAACTTATATCATCGCTTGAATCTGCTTTTTCTGTCAGCCTCCCAGAGACATTTGCAGCAGAAGTTCAGACAGTAGATGATATAATCATAAGGCTTAAAGAACTGGTATCAAGGGAAGGAATAAGGGGGGGTGGTCTTGTATCGTGGAAAGACATACTCGAAAAAGAGCTGCTCAAGGAAGACAGAGAAAAGATTGGTTTTTATTATAATAAGTGGGAGCTTTTAATAACATATATCGTTCGCCTTATACAGGTAATTTTATTTAAGCTTATCTTTAAGCTTCAAGTGTATGGGAAAGAGCATATCCCTGATAAATGTCCTTTTATCATAGCACCGAATCATGTGAGCTTTCTCGATGGCTTTGTGATTGCATCTTCTGTTCCTTATAAGACATTTAATGACCTCTATTTTTTGGGTTTTCAGAAATATTTTACAGGAAGATTCAGGTCATGGTTTGCAAAGATAGCTCATGTCATTCCAATAGACCCTGAGATATATCTAAACAAGGCTATGCAGATGTCAGCACATGTTTTAAAGAATAAAAAGGCATTGTGCATATTTCCTGAGGGTGGCCGTTCATTTGATGGAAGGCTGATGGAATTCAAAAAGGGCATAGGGGTGCTTGCTGTAGAAATGGGCATATCTGTTGTGCCTGTATTTATAAAAGGGACATTTAAGGCACTGCCGCGAGGTGCTAAATTTATAAGGCCGTCTAAAATAAATGTAACTTTTGGGCATCCATTGAATGTATCAGATATCAATATGCAGAGGAGACCTGATGGCGTTGATGAATATCAGTATTTTGCACAGGAACTGAGAAAGAGGGTGATTATGCTATCAGAAAATAGCTAA
- a CDS encoding DVU0772 family protein, which translates to MMFNKVLSLEDIKKEPFVIEHIRWDLQPKDLMEPRCLITDEGIKKREPIKGYVFYIDTMDKKPILFLMRHTAADYAETLAQIDEIPQELLIEAVEENKDKAYFGMYPINKKIEDWLKKELKVL; encoded by the coding sequence ATGATGTTCAATAAGGTTTTGTCATTAGAAGATATAAAAAAAGAGCCATTTGTCATAGAACATATAAGATGGGACCTTCAACCAAAGGATTTGATGGAGCCGAGGTGTCTGATAACAGACGAGGGGATAAAGAAAAGGGAACCTATAAAAGGGTATGTTTTTTATATAGATACGATGGATAAAAAACCAATTCTTTTTTTGATGAGGCACACTGCAGCTGATTATGCAGAGACACTTGCACAGATAGATGAAATCCCCCAAGAGCTTTTAATTGAGGCTGTAGAAGAAAATAAAGATAAGGCATACTTTGGTATGTATCCGATTAATAAAAAAATTGAAGACTGGCTTAAGAAAGAGTTAAAAGTTCTTTAA
- a CDS encoding HAD-IA family hydrolase, protein MIPLRDIKFVLLDMDGTLLDKYFDDYFWEHLVPEKYAEKHHITFGKAKEDLLLKYKAHEGTLNWTDIDFWSRELKLDIPALKEQIKHLIEIHPHVEDFLKMLKRHKKKVYMVTNAHYKVLDIKLKKTEIGKYFDRCITSFEIGYPKEMIEFWEKTEKILKLDKQKTLFIDDTPDILKTAKTFGIKYLLLKTRANSKKIDKPINDFPILKDFKELLTLS, encoded by the coding sequence ATGATACCGCTGAGGGATATTAAATTTGTCCTTCTTGATATGGATGGGACACTGCTTGATAAATATTTCGATGATTATTTCTGGGAACACCTCGTTCCTGAAAAATATGCAGAAAAGCACCATATCACATTTGGAAAAGCAAAGGAAGACCTTCTTTTAAAATACAAAGCCCATGAAGGTACACTTAACTGGACGGACATAGATTTCTGGTCAAGAGAACTCAAACTTGACATTCCGGCACTCAAAGAACAAATAAAGCATCTCATTGAAATACATCCACATGTGGAAGACTTCCTAAAGATGTTGAAAAGGCACAAGAAAAAGGTGTACATGGTCACCAATGCCCATTACAAGGTTTTGGACATAAAATTAAAAAAAACAGAGATAGGTAAATACTTTGACAGGTGTATTACATCCTTTGAAATAGGCTATCCCAAAGAGATGATAGAGTTCTGGGAAAAGACAGAGAAGATATTAAAACTCGATAAGCAAAAAACACTTTTTATAGATGATACGCCTGATATTTTAAAAACAGCAAAGACATTTGGGATAAAATATCTTCTTTTAAAGACAAGGGCAAATTCAAAAAAGATAGATAAACCAATAAATGACTTTCCAATTTTAAAGGACTTTAAAGAACTTTTAACTCTTTCTTAA